The genomic region tacacgctacctaattaaccccttcactgctgggcataatccaagtgtggtgcacaactgcaattagcggacttctaattaccacaaattaatgccaaagccatatgtgtctgctatttctgaacaaagaggatcctagatcaatactttgggttgtctactaaaaaaaatataaatatagttttgataggtaaatattaaaaaaggctttatttctgttgtggaagttttagtctgaaatgcctggtcggttaagggggtaaacattgggtatttctaaactcagaataaaatttagaaacatagattttgggggtcaaagttagaaaaaaaatttttttttttcaatttcttcaaattcatcatattttattaacatttttatagtaaattataagatatgatgaaaataatggtatctttagaaagtccatttaatggcgagaaaaacagtatataatatgtgtgggtacagtaaatgagtaagaagaaaatgacAGCTtatcacaaacaccgcagaaatgtaaaaacagccctggtccttaacagtaagaaaactgaaaaacgaTCTGGTTACGAAGTTGTTAAAGGGGAATTCAGATTAATTCCAGGTTTAGTATATCACACATTTTATCAGCCCCACAGAGCATTAGTCAGTTTCATTACTTCACTTTATTATCATTAGATAAGTTAGgagataagtagtgatgtcgcgaatagttagccggcgaatagttcccggtgaacatagcatgtttgcattcgccgcggcgggcgaacatatgcgatgttcgatccgccccctattcgccatcattgagtaatactttgaccctgtacctcacagtcagaagacacattccagccaatcagcagcagacactccctcccagaccctcctacctcctggacagcatccattgtagattcatttggaagctgcattcttagtgagaggagggacagtgtagctgctgctgatttaatagggaaattgatagctaggctagtgtattcagtgtccactacagtcctgaaggactcatctgatctctgctgtaaggacagcaccccaaaaagccctttttagggctagaacatctgtctgcttttttttttctttcctgtgtaatctaattgcagttgcctgcctgccagcgtgtgtgacaagctcacagcgtatactgtggccacttgcccagtgccaccactcatatctggtgtaacagtagtgtagatttaagaaaaaacaacacttttttgactgtgttaaataatagcagtcagtttccttcacacgtgtgcgtttcagagcctgcctgccagggcacagtgtcaccccagtgcaactcatatctggtgtaacagtagtgtagatttaaaaaaaaaaacacttttttgactgtgttaaataatagcagtcagtttccttcacacgtgtgcgtttcagggcctgcctgccagggcgcaATGTCACCCCattgaaactcatatctggtgtaacagtagtgtagatttaaaaaaaaaaaaaaaacacttttttgactgtgttaaataatagcagtcagtttccttcacacgcgtgcgtttcagagcctgcctgccagggcacagtgtcaccccagtgtaactcatatctggtgtaacagtagtgtagatttaaaaaaaacaacacttttttgactgtgttaaataatagcagtcagtttccttcacacgtgtgcgtttcagggcctgcctgccagggcacaatgtcaccccattaaaactcatatctggtgtaacagtagtgtagatttaaaaaaaaaaaaacacatttttgactgtgttaaataatagcagtcagtttccttcacacgtgtgcgtttcagggcctgcctgccagggcacaatgtcaccccattaaaactcatatctggtgtaacagtagtgtagattttaaaaaaaacaacacatttttgactgtgttaaataatagcagtcagtttccttcacacgtgtgcgtttaagtgcctgcctgccagggcacagtgtcaccccagtgcaactcatatctggtgtaacagtagtgtagatttaaaaaaaaacaacacatttttgactgtgttaaataatagcagtcagtttccttcacacgtgtgcgtttcagggcctgcctgccagggcacagtgtcacccaagtgacactggggtgacactacctgatcgatacaacatcatacctgatgttttaaagcacgttattccaaacaatttaggaatgttaggtgatttatgccctttatggcttaaaaccagactctgcatcaactatgtaattttccatgggagttttgccatggatccccctccggcatgccacagtccaggtgttagtccccttgaaacaacttttccatcactattgtggccagaaagagtccctgtgggttttaaaattcgcctgcccattgaagtcaatggcttttcgcccggttcgccggtttgcaaacttttggggaagtttgcgttcgctcTTCGCGAactcaaatttttaggttcgcaacatcactagagaTAAGTTATCTTTACTTTTATAAAAATGTTACCAGGACAAGGCATCATAATATTTACTGATATCATGATTAGAtgacaatattttctttttttaaggacAATTATTAGGGAAAATATACCTCCTGTAGGACTGAGCTCTGGTTAATTAAAATGTTGTACAGCAGCCCTAGCCTGGCAGAACCTACTCTCTAGTGCAGTTATCACTGCCTGCTACTATTTACAGCATGTTTATAAAAAGCAATAAGTTGTACTTATAGTAATGATATGATGCTGTGTATCCAGAACTTACTCATAAGTACAATAAATCCAGCCATGCCCCTACATGGTATAATATAGCTAGATGTTCCTGTGTGGCataaagctgtttttaaataatgtcATCATGGGAGCATCTGCAGTACGTATGCATCATTGCACAATGCTCCCCTGGGTGCCTATGGTTAGGTTTAACTCCTTCAACACAGAGGAGGTCACAGTTAGTGCGTTAACATACCGCacagtttaaaaaaacacacacacataaacagatacacacacacacacacacacacatacacatacatacatacacagatacacacacacacacacacatacacatacacacacatatacttacagacacatacacacacacacacatagatacacacacatacacatacatacacagatacacacacatacacacatacacagatacacacacacacataaacacacatacacagatacacacacatatacacacatacacagatacacagatacatacacagataaacacacatacacacacatatacatacgcatacacacatacacagatacacacacacacacacggacatacacagacatacacagatacacacacacatacatatacacacacatacatacacatacacacacatacatacacatacacacacacacacacacacgcacacacagatacaaacaaatacacacatacatacatacatacacatacatagatatacacacacaaatacatagacacacacatatacatacacacatacatacacacacatacacatacatacatgcatacacacacatatacacacagatatacacacagacatatacatacacatacatacacacacagatacacacacacacatacacatacatacatacacacacacacacacatgcagacacatacatatacacacatacatttatttatttattatcggttatttgtagagcgccaacagattccgcagcgctataagcaaaggcggagtacaacgaaacaattataggaatcaaatgggtagagggccctgccaagagttgcactgttgtagtcagctcttaagaaggtgatctacaaacagctggactcttagccttacatgctaagggggttcaggggatagcaatgaaggagaggaactggtgtaaagaaaggttagcataggttgtatgcatccctgaacagtagagtctttagggagcacttgaagcttttaaatctagaagagagtcttgtggagcgaggcagagagttccacaagatgggagccagtctggagaagtcctgtaaacgggagtgtaatgaggtgacaagagaggaggagagtaggaggtcgtgagcagagcgaaggggacgggagggaaagtatctggagacaaggtctgagatatagggggagcagtgcagttgagggctttgtatgtcagaatgaggattggcagaggtgcagcagatgaagagcaacgtgtaaggaagatgagtctggcagaggcattatttatggattgtaaaggagctaggcggcaggtggggagaccagagaggacagagttgcagtaatcgaggcgggaaagaatgagagagtgtctaattttagagatgtttttaaggtggaagcggcaggctttagccaatgactgaatgtgaggagtgaaagaaagatctgagtcaaatgtgaccccgagacatcgggcatgcggggtaggggtaatgatggagttgtcgacagttatagagagatttggggtggagagtttagaataagggggaaaataaggagctcagttttggagagatttagcttgaggtagtgagaggacatccagttagagatgtgagagagacagttagtgacacgggttatcaaggaaggagataggtcttttgcagagaagtagatttgggtgtcgtcggcatacaaatgatattgtaaaccgtgggactttattagggaacctagtgatgacttgtagattgagaagagaaggggaccgaggacagagccttgtggtactccgacagaaagtggtgacggggcagaggaggccccagagaaggcatatatatatatatatatatatatatatatatatatatatatatatatatatatatatatatatatatatatatatatatatatatatacacacacacatacacatagatatacatacacatacatacatacacatacatagatatatacacacacatacatacatacatacacacatacacatacatacacacacacatacatagatagatacatagacacacatacacacacacacatacatacacacacatacatgcacatacacacagatacacacatatacatacatacacatacatagatacacacatatacacacacatacacatacacacaaacacacacatacgcacacacagatacaaacacacacacatacatagatatacacacacagatacaaacacacacacatacatagatatacacacacacatacatagacacatacatacaaacacacacatacatacacacacacatacatacacacaaacacacatacataaacacacacatacatacacacacatacatatgcatacacacacatacatacacatacagatacacacacacatacacagatatatacacacacacacaaacatatacatacatacacagatacatacacacacatacacatacatatacatacacacacaaacatacatacatacacatacatacacatacatacacacacatacatatacatacacacacacaagcatgcatacatacatacatacatacacacacacacacacacacacacacacacacacacacacacacacacatacatatacatacatacacacacacaagcatacatatatacacatacatagttatacacatattTACCTGAGTAGAGCACATGTAAaaacttaaagtgacattatacaccagatttgtctttgcataaatgttttgtagatgatccatttatatagcccatctgggggtgcttttgtaaaaatgtatagttttgattatttttaaataacattgtgctgattttctgactCATCAAGCCCCAATGTACTGATGTCTAcagtctccagcttgctcctacagtctccagcttgctcctgtttgtgtaaagggtcttgtCATATGCATTCTCAGTCCatttcagttggtgtcccagcctaacctcattaacagtgcttctaagtaagtttttaaagattttatactggatttttatatcagtatctgtgcatattattctttatagtagttccTATTACATGCAAtaaaaattggtgtttactgtccctttaactgttgtacAAATGTATGGTAGTTTGTAAGCTGGGATGCTACTGACTAGTAGGGCTGCCAGCTGTCTTCCACAAAAATACGGTACAATCTGATGGTGAGTGGTGACTGGGCTTGATGGTCGGTGGGTGTGACACAATGTATCCTCAACAAagctctaccttttttttttttcaacaagcaagtagtaattttaccccttggctgccagtaacatgcaaatCAGTGATTGTACCTTTAGATGCCAGTAGCACATGTAGACAGTAGAGATTTCCCCCCTTAATTGCCCTTCACTTCTTTCTGCCCCATATTTGAAATGCATTGAGCCATATCATATaaatagacatttaaagggacagtcaagtccaaaataaattttcatgattcaaatagggcatgtaattttaaacaactttccaatttacttttatcaccaattttgctttgttctcttggtattcttaattgaaagctaaacctaggtaggctcatatgctaatttcttagaccttaaaggccgcctcttatgtgaatgcattttgacagttttttaccactagagggtgttagttcatgtgtgtcatatatataatattgagctcacgcacgtgaagttacctaggagtaagcactgattggctaaaaggcaagtctgtcaaaagaactgaaataagggggcagtttgcacaggcttagatacaaggtaatcagagaggtaaaaagtgtattaatataacagcgttgattatgcaaaactggggaatgggtaatagagggactatctatctttttaaacaacaaaaattctggtgttgactgtccctttaagtgttcaatatttttgtgaagattttactaaaCAGCcttctaaaatactggactgttcaGTTGAATACTAGACAGGACACCTGGCAACTTAGTGACTGGGCTATCATAACACCCCAGCACTCCCCTGCAGCTACTGACCAAGCATTTCATACACTATAAAAATTAGAGATAGATTTTCAGTTTTAAAATGCTGCACAGTTGTAAAAAAGATCACAGAAATAAGTCATAGcacacacaagattttttttattaattgttgaCTTTATGGAACATTACATATTAATATATTGATAATGCTGACATGTTTCTTTGTTACACAATGACAATCTCTGCCTGCGGGATTTATCACAGTAACTTCTATATTACTATTTATTTGCCCTTTTTCCTCAGCTGTTCTTCAAAGAAATCATTGCACGCTACAGTCAGGGCAGCCACCAGCACCACAAATTCATTAAAGTCCACTTCATTGTCTTTATTAGAGTCCAGATCATTCATAATTTTGTCCACCAGCTGAGGATCTTTTTGGCACTAAAAGAGGAAagcaataataatacaaaatggTATACAGGCGCACCTCAGAGATATTATTAATGGTTTGGTTCCAGAAcactgcaataaagtgaatatagcaataaagtaagCCATACTAATTGTTTTGCTTCCCagtgcaaataaaagttatatttacactatactgtcattagggatgggcgaatgtgtttatatttgaatttgaatgttagaacgaatgttattgtagaaattcgatttacataatagaatgtttataagaacgaatattcttaaaaattcgattttcgaatgttatttacagtttttgaatgtcacattcgaattcgaatgtcactttcgaatttgaatattacatttataaaacacaattgtagactagaaacactgttttgaattcgaatgtcacattcgaatcgaatatcacatttgaatttgaatattacatttataaaacacagtattagactagaaatactatttcgaatttgaatgtgacattcgaattcgaatgtcacattcaaattcgaatattacttttaaaacacttacgcctagatttagagtttggcgttagccatcaaaagcagcgttaaggggtcctaacgctgcttttggccgcccgctggtatttagagtcaggcaggaaagggtctaacgctcactttcaagccgcgacttttccataccgcagatccccttacgccaattgcgtatcctatcttttcaatgggatctgcctaacgctggtatttagagtcttggctgaagtgagcagtagaccctctaccgacaagactcctaacgccaaaaaagtcagtagctaagagctttatgggctaacgccggtatataaagttcttaactacagtgttctaaagtacactaacacccataaactacctatgtacccctaaaccaaggtccccccacattgccgccactataataaaaaattttaacccctaatctgccgaccgcacatcgccgccacctacattatccctatgaacgcctaatctgctgcccctaacatcgccgacacctacataatatttattaacccctaatctgcccccccaacgtcgccgctaccttacctacacttattaacccctaatctgctgaccggacctcgccgctactataataaatgtattaacccctaaatcgccgcactcccgcctcgcaaacactataataaatagtattaacccctaatctgccctccctaacatcgccgccacctaacttcaagtattaacccctaatctgccgaccggacctcgccgctactataataaatgtattaacccctaaagctaaatctaaccctaacacccactaagttaaatataattttaatctaacgaaataaattaaatcttattaactaaagtattcctatttaaaactaaatacttacctgtaaaataaaccctaatatagctacaatataaagaataattatattgtagctattttaggatttatatttattttacaggcaactttgtatttattttaactaggtacaatagctattaaatagttattaactatttaatagctacctagttaaaataattacaaaattacctgtaaaataaatcctaacctaagttacaattaaacctaacactacactatcaataaattaattaaataaattaccttcaattacatacaattaaataaactaaactaaattacaaaaaataaaaaaaagattacaagaatattaggctaattacacctactctaagccccctaataaaataaaaaagccccccaaaataataaaggtccctaccctattctaaattaaaaagtaatcagctcttttaccagcccttaaaagggctttttgcggggcatgccccaaagtaatcagctcttttgcctgtaaaaaaaaatacaacccccccaacattaaaacccaccacccacatacccctactctaacccaaaccccccttaaataaacctaacactacccccctgaagatctccctaccttgagtcgtcttcacccagccgggccgaagtcttcatccgatggggcagaagaggacatccagaccggcagaagtcttcatcctatccgggcagaagaggacatccggaccggcagacatcttcatccaagcggcatcttctatcttcatccatccagagcggagccatcttctttccagccgacgcggatccatcctcttcaaccgacgcctactcgccgaatgaaggttcctttaaatgacgtcatccaagatggcgtctctcgaattccgattggctgataggattctatcagccaataggaattaaggtaggaaaaatctgattggctgattgaatcagccaatcagattcaagttcaatatgattggctgatccaatcagattgagcttgcattctattggctgatcggaacagccaatagaatgcaagctcaatctcattggctgattggatcagccaatcggattgaacttcaatctgattggctgattcaatcaaccaatcagatttttccaggcaaaagagctgattactttggggtatgccccgcaaaaagcacttttgagggctggtaaaagagctgattactttttaatttagaatagggtagggacctttattattttggggggcttttttattttattagggggcttagagtaggtgtaattagcctaatattcttgtaatcttttttttattttttgtaatttagtgtttgttttttttgtaatttagtttattttatttaattgtatgtaattgaaggtaatttatttaattaatttattgatagtgtagtgttaggtgtatttgtaacttaggttaggatttattttacaggtaattttgtaattattttaactaggtagctattaaatagttaataactatttaatagttattgtacctagttaaaataaatacaaagtttcctgtaaaataaatataaatcctaaaatagctagtgtatgtaaggtagcggcgacattggggggcagattaggggttaataaatataatataggggtcggcggtgttaggggcagcagattaggggtacctagggataatgtaggttgcggtggtgtacggagcggcagattaggggttaataggggttaatagtataatgcaggtgtaagcgatagcgggggttgcagattaggggtgtttagactaggggttcatgttagggtgttaggtgcagactgagaaagtgtttccccataggaaacaatggggctgcgttgggagcttaacgctgcttttttgcaggttttttttaagcccaaactgccccatagtttcctatgggggaatcgtgcacaagcacgttttggcagcttaccgctaccgtaagcaacgctggtattgagggttgaagtggcggtaaattcggctcaacgcaccctttttggagaataacgcagcccctcagacaactctcaataccagcgttgtttggaagcagcggtaggaaaaaaagctgcgttagctacgcgggtctttacaacaaaactctaaatctaggccagtattagactagaaatactatttcaaattcgaatgtgacattcaaattcgaatattacatttcgaaattgaatgaatagatagctaacaaacattttcaaattttattgaaaaattagaaaactaaaatttgaaaatagaatgttagaatgttatataaacattcgaaattcgattcgaacgaacgaatgtatcaaaatttgttttaaattttggatgtttagaaacattcgcccatccctaactgtcATCTATGAGTGTGCACTATCATTATGACTTAAAAAACAATGTacctaccttaattaaaaaatactttattgctaaaaaatgctaacctatttaaatatatatatatatatatatatatatatatatatatatatatatatatatatatatatatatatataaatatgtatgtatatatgtgtattcatgtgtttatatgttgaaACATTGGCGCCAATAGCGCTAGGTTGAAACAAAACTTTAATTTGTTAAAAGAGCGcaataaagtgaagcgcaataaaacaagctacacctgtgtgtgtgtgtatatatatatatatatatatactctttggtAGATTTACTTTAATAGAAGGCATGATTTTACAACATTCTATAATAGCTGTAAATCAGTATCTTCTAATTTGATTTCTATATACGTTAAAATACACAATGTATTATATGTGATACCATAATGTGCCAGAAATAATGGAATATTTTATCCCAATCATTCTTCCTAGAATACTTTGACGTAACATAATGTCCACAATCCAAACAATGCACTAAGTTTAAAAATTACATATATGTTTAAGCACATAGTA from Bombina bombina isolate aBomBom1 chromosome 2, aBomBom1.pri, whole genome shotgun sequence harbors:
- the S100Z gene encoding protein S100-Z; translated protein: MPTQLEGAMDTMIRIFHHYSGKEGDKYKLNKGELKLLLQSELTDFLACQKDPQLVDKIMNDLDSNKDNEVDFNEFVVLVAALTVACNDFFEEQLRKKGK